The following coding sequences lie in one Danio rerio strain Tuebingen ecotype United States chromosome 25, GRCz12tu, whole genome shotgun sequence genomic window:
- the LOC141380838 gene encoding uncharacterized protein → MLRCVCQISRSHSQHWCREGRLRRRYMCRGHVDITEGVGGEGRVGDAALSILPPYRRGHVDITEAAGGEGSVGDAALSILPPYRRGHVDITEAAGGEGSVADAALSFLPPYRRGHVDITEAAGGEGSVADAALSILPPYRRGHVDITEGVGGEGSVADAALSFLPPYRRGHVDITEAAGGEGSVADAALSFLPPYRRGHVDITEAAGGEGSVGDAALSILPPYRRSHVDITEGVGGEGSVGDAALSILPPYRRGHANITEGVGGEGSVGDAALSILPPYRRGHANITEGVGGEGSVGDAALSILPPYRRGHANITEGVGGEGSVGDAALFILPPYRRGHVDITEGVGGEGCVGDGALSILPPYRRGHVDITEGVGGEGSVGDAALSILPPYRRGHVDITEAAGGEGSVADAALSFLPPYRRGHVDITEAAGGEGSVADAALSFLPPYRRSHVDITEGVGGEGSVGDAALSILPPYRRGHVDITEAAGGEGSVADAALSFLPPYRRGHVDITEAAGGEGSVADAALSFLPPYRRSHVDITEGVGGEGSVGDAALSILPPYRRGHVDITEAAGGEGSVADAALSFLPPYRRGHVDITEAAGGEGSVADAALSFLPPYRRSHVDITEGVGGEGSVGDAALSILPPYRRSHVDITEGVGGEGSVGDAALFILPPYRRGHVDITEGVGGEGSVGDAALSFLPPYRRGHVDITEGVGGEGSVADAALSFLPPYRRGHVDITEGVGGEGSVGDAALSILPPYRRGHANITEGVGGEGSVGDAALSILPPYRRGHANITEGVGGEGSVGDAALSILPPYRRGHVDITESVGGEGSVVEAALSILPPYRRGHVHITESVGGEGSVGDTALSILPPYRRGHVDITESVGGEGSVGDAALSILPPYRRGHANITEGVGGEGNVGDAALSILPPYRRGHANITEGVGGEGNVGDAALSILPP, encoded by the exons atgttgcgctgtgtctGTCAGATCAGCAGATCTCATTCACAGCACTGGTgtagagagg gccgGCTGCGCAGACGTTACATGTGCCGCGgtcacgtggatataactgagggcgtgggtggtgagggtcgtgtcggggacgccgccctctctattctgccaccctatagaCGCGgtcacgtggatataactgaggccgcgggtggtgagggtagtgtcggggacgccgccctctctattctgccaccctatagaCGCGgtcacgtggatataactgaggccgcgggtggtgagggtagtgtcgcggacgccgccctctcttttCTGCCACCCTATAGACGCGgtcacgtggatataactgaggccgcgggtggtgagggtagtgtcgcggacgccgccctctctattctgccaccctatagaCGCGgtcacgtggatataactgagggcgtgggtggtgagggtagtgtcgcggacgccgccctctcttttCTGCCACCCTATAGACGCGgtcacgtggatataactgaggccgcgggtggtgagggtagtgtcgcggacgccgccctctcttttCTGCCACCCTATAGACGCGgtcacgtggatataactgaggccgcgggtggtgagggtagtgtcggggatgccgccctctctattctgccaccctatagaCGCAgtcacgtggatataactgagggcgtgggtggtgagggtagtgtcggggatgccgccctctctattctgccaccctatagaCGCGGTCatgcgaatataactgagggcgtgggtggtgagggtagtgtcggggatgccgccctctctattctgccaccctatagaCGCGGTCatgcgaatataactgagggcgtgggtggtgagggtagtgtcggggacgccgccctctctattctgccaccctatagaCGCGGTCatgcgaatataactgagggcgtgggtggtgagggtagtgtcggggacgccgccctctttattctgccaccctatagaCGCGgtcacgtggatataactgagggcgtgggtggtgagggttgTGTCGGGGACggcgccctctctattctgccaccctatagaCGCGgtcacgtggatataactgagggcgtgggtggtgagggtagtgtcggggacgccgccctctctattctgccaccctatagaCGCGgtcacgtggatataactgaggccgcgggtggtgagggtagtgtcgcggacgccgccctctcttttCTGCCACCCTATAGACGCGgtcacgtggatataactgaggccgcgggtggtgagggtagtgtcgcggacgccgccctctcttttCTGCCACCCTATAGACGCAgtcacgtggatataactgagggcgtgggtggtgagggtagtgtcggggacgccgccctctctattctgccaccctatagaCGCGgtcacgtggatataactgaggccgcgggtggtgagggtagtgtcgcggacgccgccctctcttttCTGCCACCCTATAGACGCGgtcacgtggatataactgaggccgcgggtggtgagggtagtgtcgcggacgccgccctctcttttCTGCCACCCTATAGACGCAgtcacgtggatataactgagggcgtgggtggtgagggtagtgtcggggatgccgccctctctattctgccaccctatagaCGCGgtcacgtggatataactgaggccgcgggtggtgagggtagtgtcgcggacgccgccctctcttttCTGCCACCCTATAGACGCGgtcacgtggatataactgaggccgcgggtggtgagggtagtgtcgcggacgccgccctctcttttCTGCCACCCTATAGACGCAgtcacgtggatataactgagggcgtgggtggtgagggtagtgtcggggacgccgccctctctattctgccaccctatagaCGCAgtcacgtggatataactgagggcgtgggtggtgagggtagtgtcggggacgccgccctctttattctgccaccctatagaCGCGgtcacgtggatataactgagggcgtgggtggtgagggtagtgtcggggacgccgccctctcttttCTGCCACCCTATAGACGCGgtcacgtggatataactgagggcgtgggtggtgagggtagtgtcgcggacgccgccctctcttttCTGCCACCCTATAGACGCGgtcacgtggatataactgagggcgtgggtggtgagggtagtgtcggggatgccgccctctctattctgccaccctatagaCGCGGTCatgcgaatataactgagggcgtgggtggtgagggtagtgtcggggatgccgccctctctattctgccaccctatagaCGCGGTCatgcgaatataactgagggcgtgggtggtgagggtagtgtcggggacgccgccctctctattctgccaccctatagaCGCGgtcacgtggatataactgagagcgtgggtggtgagggtagtgtcgtggaagccgccctctctattctgccaccctatagaCGCGGTCACGTGCATATAACTGAGAgtgtgggtggtgagggtagtgtcggggacaccgccctctctattctgccaccctatagaCGCGgtcacgtggatataactgagagtgtgggtggtgagggtagtgtcggggacgccgccctctctattctgccaccctatagaCGCGGTCatgcgaatataactgagggcgtgggtggtgagggtaatgtcggggacgccgccctctctattctgccaccctatagaCGAGGTCatgcgaatataactgagggcgtgggtggtgagggtaatgtcggggacgccgccctctctattctgccaccctag